The nucleotide sequence AAAACGCCTCGAGTATTGTCTTGGATCAACGGCTGATATCGAGGTTGGGTCATATTGAATGGACTTATAGGCATGCTCAAGCTTCTTACTGATATCATAGTCTTGAAGTATGTCAATGATACCGAAAAACAAGACAACTTCGTAGTACTCTCCGATTGGCTCTCCTACGAGTTGCAATTCACAATCACTTGTTCTCACTGTCCTTTCAACCCGTGCTGGCATATTCACTCCTAATTTGATACTTGCCCATCTACAAACAAATATACAATAATTGttttaagaatttattttataaacattgattctatattaaaattttcgaaaGACATGTGACCTGGAAGGATCTAGCAGAAGTTGATCCATGTCTTCTCGTGAAATACGGGGCGTTCCTTCACCCTCTGAATCACCTAAATTTGAAtatccaaaatatttttctaggAATTTAATGAGGATGAACAAAAATTAAGATAACATATATACTATTATGGATAAGAAAAATACCATCGAGTGGAGTATGAGATCCTGAAGGAATAAGATCTCCTTCTGGTGCTATATCTTTGAAATGAATGCCAACTAGTAGACTATAGTCCATAATTCCCTCCTGTTCCAGAAGCTCACAGTCCCGGTCGATTTGCCTGTGATCATATATAACAAACACATGACATGGTtcaatttcttattcttttcgAGAAggtaaaaatagaaatttgttATATGATAGCTAGCTAGGTCATGTTAAAATTTGctataatatatttaacttttatcACCTGCAAAATTCTAAAAACCAAGATCGTTGTAGTCGAAATATAAAATTTAGATCAAGATCTTTTAGGATGGTGGTTTCAGTAATCTCTGACTCAGGCTTAGTCGTTATGCGCCCAAGTGAAGAACCCTTCAAATCAAAGCGTCTATGTATGGTATACTCAGAACAAAAAAGGTTGCCCATTATGATAAATCGTACCTGAAAtccataaattttataaatatgaatttcATAGTTCTCTCTTATCAAAAATGTATGCTATACTATAAGGATGGATACTAgtaaatgtttaaatttttttaaacaataaaaaatttatgcaacATATAGGTACACCTTCTTCTGAGAAGGTCCATTTAACTTGACACAATGTAATCCATAAAACTTTGTCACTAGAGCATTTTCAAATGCTCGAAAATGATTGTAATAAGCAGGAAGCATTCTCAAGAGAGCCTGCAAAATAAAATCAGCATGTCCAAATCAATATTATGCTAATAATGTGTGTGCCTTGGTTTCGATAAGATAACTAGTATGAAACTCACTTTAGCCTCAGCTTTCTTCATTGTCTTAATCATATAACGGTCATCATTGGTCAAGTAAAAGAAGCTTCCACTTTTTCCAGGCGAAGAAAGTTCGCGCAGCGCATCATTTCCACATATGGATAACATGTAATCAGCTGCATCCACCTTGAATAGCTTCCTAAGAGTTCTAAGGAAATTTTTAAGaggtaaaaattatatgttgatCAATTATCATATACAAAAGGGaacttaataataaaaattaataaggaTTAACTACCTAAAAACTACTGGGCAATAGTCCTTCCATTTGAACTCACTGGACGGATGTGGAGGCGTATATTTGGATCCTTCGGGAGGAAATCTAGTCCATACTTTCTCTTTGGAATCAAAAGCTGAAGGCTTCAGATCTAAAGATGCCGAGGGGGCAGGTCTTCCAACAGAATGCCTATTATATGCAACAACTCAAACAATTATCATGAATAAAAATGCtacattgtttgtttttgtttcttaagCTTTTTTACTTTACCTGATTCCCAATTGTAAATTGAGCATGAGCTCATAATTTTTGTGTCCTTTGCATATGGTTTCTCCCTGCCTCTTTGATTTCTTTGGTGCTTTCAAAGTTTGTCTTGGATTATTAGAAGCATGTAAATGTAAACCAAGCAACTCATGATCATCTTTAGTTGGAGTTCTACTACCGGTTGGAGTTCTACTACCAGTTGGAGTTCTACTACCATCACCTTCCCCGCCGCCCCATAAATGCATTCTATCACTTGGCTTTTCAAGCCCTACACTTGCCCTCCCTGCATCCACTGACATTCTTCTCGGCTTAGCACTACCACCTTCCCCCTTGGTAGACCTCCACACTGCAAGTCTCTTCTGTGATGGCAAAACTGAAACCTTCTCCCCAGGACTAACTTGATACTCACTCAACTCAGTATACACTTGTTGTGGTTCCCAATCAAGATGACCCTCTTGCGATTGCGATGACCCTGGAGAAGGATAATATGTTCCACTTTGATCTCTTGGATCCTTACTCCAATTACCTACATAAAAACTTCCATCACCCCATTTGAAAGTTCCATTCCCTTTAGGCAAACCATCTTCCCAATAGCCATCATACCTATTCCCATTACTCCAAACAAATGACCCTTTACCCCAAATACTCCCATTCCTCCATTCCCCAATATAATATTTCTCATCTTTCCACTCATATCTCCCTTGTCCATCCTGCAAACCTCTTCTCCA is from Medicago truncatula cultivar Jemalong A17 chromosome 1, MtrunA17r5.0-ANR, whole genome shotgun sequence and encodes:
- the LOC11429424 gene encoding phosphatidylinositol 4-phosphate 5-kinase 5, which translates into the protein MMGKDSSMMKAWEATVKKTQAVAKKRANSIFGSTYVASQHGDHEEESKDETEVYHAERVLPNGDYYKGEWADNFPHGKGKYLWTDGCIYVGEWFKGKTMGKGRFTWPSGPAYEGEFKSGYMDGIGAYTSTNGDTYKGQWVMNLKHGHGETSYSNGDKYEGEWRRGLQDGQGRYEWKDEKYYIGEWRNGSIWGKGSFVWSNGNRYDGYWEDGLPKGNGTFKWGDGSFYVGNWSKDPRDQSGTYYPSPGSSQSQEGHLDWEPQQVYTELSEYQVSPGEKVSVLPSQKRLAVWRSTKGEGGSAKPRRMSVDAGRASVGLEKPSDRMHLWGGGEGDGSRTPTGSRTPTGSRTPTKDDHELLGLHLHASNNPRQTLKAPKKSKRQGETICKGHKNYELMLNLQLGIRHSVGRPAPSASLDLKPSAFDSKEKVWTRFPPEGSKYTPPHPSSEFKWKDYCPVVFRTLRKLFKVDAADYMLSICGNDALRELSSPGKSGSFFYLTNDDRYMIKTMKKAEAKALLRMLPAYYNHFRAFENALVTKFYGLHCVKLNGPSQKKVRFIIMGNLFCSEYTIHRRFDLKGSSLGRITTKPESEITETTILKDLDLNFIFRLQRSWFLEFCRQIDRDCELLEQEGIMDYSLLVGIHFKDIAPEGDLIPSGSHTPLDGDSEGEGTPRISREDMDQLLLDPSRWASIKLGVNMPARVERTVRTSDCELQLVGEPIGEYYEVVLFFGIIDILQDYDISKKLEHAYKSIQYDPTSISAVDPRQYSRRFRDFIFKIFSQDS